DNA from Kineosporiaceae bacterium:
CGGGGCGTCAGTCGGCGGGTCGCAGCACGTAGCCCGCGCCCCGCAGGGTGTGGATCATGGGAGCGCGTCCGGCATCGATCTTCTTGCGCAGGTAGGAGATGTACAGCTCGACCACGTTGGCCTGCCCACCGAAGTCGTAGTTCCACACCCGATCGAGGATCTGGGCCTTGCTGAGCACCCGGCGCGGGTTGCGCATCAGATAGCGCAGCAGCTCGAACTCGGTGGCCGTCAGCTGGATCGGGGTGCCGTCGCGCTCGACCTCGTGGCTGTCCTCGTCCATCGTCAGGTCGCCGACGATCAGGCGGGAGTCGACGAGGTCGGTCATCAGCGTCGTCCGGCGGATCAACCCCCGCAGCCGGGCCACCACCTCCTCGAGGCTGAACGGCTTGGTGACGTAGTCGTCACCGCCGGCCGTGATGCCGGCGATCCGGTCGGCCACGGCGTCCTTGGCGGTCAGGAAGAGCACCGGGACGTCACTGTCGGCACGCAACCGGCGCAGCACCTCCAGCCCGTCGATGTCGGGCAACATCACGTCCAGCACGACCGCGTCGGGTCGCATCTCGCGCGCCGCCCGGACGGCGCCCAGCCCGTCGGCCGCGGTGCGCACCTCACAGCCCTCGTAGCGCAGCGCCATGGACAACAACTCGGACAGCGCGTTCTCGTCGTCCACGACCAGGATCTTCACCGGCCGGCCGTCGGGGTGGTGCATCAGCGTCCGCTGTGCGGGCAGTGACGTGCGCGGTGACGAGGGCGGTGACGAGGGCGTCGTGTTCATGAGGGTCAGTCTGCGCCGCCTGCCCGACGCCACGCTGTGGCCACGCTGTGAGAATCCTGTGTGGGCTGGACGGGCGAGGGTGCGTATCCCTCGCTCAGCCGCTGCACAGCCGGGGCACAGACTGCGGGCGCAGCCTGCTCGTCATGACTCTCGATCTCACGACCGCATCCTGGTACCTGGCCCGGGGGAGCGGCGTCACGGCGCTGGTGCTGTTCTCCCTGGTGGTCGCACTCGGCATCATCACCCGCTCGGCCCGCCCGGTGCCGGGGGTACCGCGCTTCGCGGTGGCCGCGCTGCACTCCTCGGCAGCCTTGCTGGCCACGGTCTTCCTGGGCGTTCACCTGGTGACCCTGCTGCTGGATCCCTATGCCCAGCTGCGTCTGCTCGACCTGGTGGTGCCCTTCGCCGGGGCCTACCGCCCGCTCTGGCTGGGGCTGGGCACGCTGGCGCTCGACCTGATCCTGGCGATCGGGGTGACCAGCCTGCTGCGTGCCCGGCTGGGGGCGCGGGTCTGGAAGGCGGTGCACCTGTCGGCCTACGCCCTCTGGCCGCTGGCGGTGCTGCACGGCCTGGGCACGGGTAGCGATGCGGGCACCACCTGGTTGCGGGCCACCACGCTCGCCTGCGTGACCGGGGTGCTGGCCGCCGTCGCCTGGCGCCGGGCGGCCGCCGACCCGCGCTCGAGCTGGACGGCGCGCGCGAGCCTGGGCGGTGCCCGATGACCACGACGGCCGAGCCGACGATCGCCGCACCCCGTGCCCAGGGCCTCGTGCCCGCCCGGCTGTTGCGCCCCGGAGCCACCGATCTGGCCTCCCACCGGGCTCGCCACGGCGAGATCGCCTGGCGCGGCGGTCCGAACCACCTCACTGCCTCGCTCGAGGCCGCCGGCCTGACCGGGCGTGGCGGCGCGGGATTCCCGACCTGGCGCAAGGTGGCCTCGGCCTCCGGCGCCGGACGTCGAGCCGTCGTCATCGCCAACGGCGCCGAGGGTGAGCCCGCGAGCAGCAAGGACGCCGTCCTGCTCACCCTGGCGCCCCACCTGGTGCTGGACGGCGTCCAGCTGGCCGCCGAGGCGGTCGGCGCTGATCGGGTGGTGGTCTACGTGAAGGCGGGCGAGGCGGGCATGGCCCAGGACACCGTCCGCCGGGCGCTCGCAGAGCGGCAGATCGCCCGGTGCGACCGGGTGGAGCCGGAGGTCGTGACCGCCCCGACGGGCTTCGTCTCCGGCGAGGAGTCGGCGGCGGTGGCGGCGGTCGAGGGACGGGCTGCGCTGCCGACGACCAAGCGTCATCTGGTGACCGAGCGCGGGGTCGGGGGCCGGCCGACGCTGGTGCAGAACGTCGAGACGTTGGCTCACGTCGCAGTGATCGCCCGGTACGGACCCCAGGAGTTCCGGACTGCGGGTACCGAGGCCGAGCCGGGCACGTTCCTGGCCACCCTCGGTGGGGCGGTGACGCAGCCCGGGGTGGTCGAGGCCGGGTACGGCATCGGCCTGGTCGACCTGCTCGGGCTGGCCGGCGGGGCCGATCGGCCGCTGCGCGCCGTCCTGGTCGGGGGGTACCACGGGGCCTGGGTGCCGGCGGAGGAGCTGGCGAGCACGTCGATGTCGCGGGCCGGGCTGGCACCGTTCGGGGCCACCCCGGGAGCCGGGATCGTGTGGGCGCTGGGGGTGCAGGACTGTCCGCTGGTCGTGACGTCCGCGATCGTCGGTTACCTGGCCGGGCAGAGCGCCCGGCAGTGCGGCCCCTGCCTGTTCGGGCTGTCCGCGCTGGGGCACGACCTTGCCCGGTTGGCCGACCCGGCCGCCGTCCAGGGGCTGGACGAGCTTCCGGGTCATCTGGCCGCGATCGCCGGTCTGGTGACCGGGCGCGGGGCCTGTCGGCACCCGGACGGCACGGTGCGGTTCGTGCGGTCGAGCCTGACCA
Protein-coding regions in this window:
- a CDS encoding response regulator transcription factor, encoding MHHPDGRPVKILVVDDENALSELLSMALRYEGCEVRTAADGLGAVRAAREMRPDAVVLDVMLPDIDGLEVLRRLRADSDVPVLFLTAKDAVADRIAGITAGGDDYVTKPFSLEEVVARLRGLIRRTTLMTDLVDSRLIVGDLTMDEDSHEVERDGTPIQLTATEFELLRYLMRNPRRVLSKAQILDRVWNYDFGGQANVVELYISYLRKKIDAGRAPMIHTLRGAGYVLRPAD
- a CDS encoding ferric reductase-like transmembrane domain-containing protein, producing the protein MTLDLTTASWYLARGSGVTALVLFSLVVALGIITRSARPVPGVPRFAVAALHSSAALLATVFLGVHLVTLLLDPYAQLRLLDLVVPFAGAYRPLWLGLGTLALDLILAIGVTSLLRARLGARVWKAVHLSAYALWPLAVLHGLGTGSDAGTTWLRATTLACVTGVLAAVAWRRAAADPRSSWTARASLGGAR
- a CDS encoding NADH-quinone oxidoreductase subunit F; protein product: MTTTAEPTIAAPRAQGLVPARLLRPGATDLASHRARHGEIAWRGGPNHLTASLEAAGLTGRGGAGFPTWRKVASASGAGRRAVVIANGAEGEPASSKDAVLLTLAPHLVLDGVQLAAEAVGADRVVVYVKAGEAGMAQDTVRRALAERQIARCDRVEPEVVTAPTGFVSGEESAAVAAVEGRAALPTTKRHLVTERGVGGRPTLVQNVETLAHVAVIARYGPQEFRTAGTEAEPGTFLATLGGAVTQPGVVEAGYGIGLVDLLGLAGGADRPLRAVLVGGYHGAWVPAEELASTSMSRAGLAPFGATPGAGIVWALGVQDCPLVVTSAIVGYLAGQSARQCGPCLFGLSALGHDLARLADPAAVQGLDELPGHLAAIAGLVTGRGACRHPDGTVRFVRSSLTTFADEITAHLGGHCTGGAR